A stretch of Henckelia pumila isolate YLH828 chromosome 4, ASM3356847v2, whole genome shotgun sequence DNA encodes these proteins:
- the LOC140861720 gene encoding uncharacterized protein gives MVNRMGSVLQASRGLERWFEGNGGLSKAYDFFLQTRGIWPWKPLVWKSCIIPKHRVILWLLAHGKLLTRDRLGFVEDKKCGLCKDCDESIGHMFFQCRVVCGVWDCIRDWLNMKKLMKSPSAILKAFRGVYRGAGKLPNMRAMGLAACVYQVWNARNRAYFDNEDSDVDDMVRRIKILVLRNMYSKHDSIPIGFC, from the coding sequence ATGGTGAATCGTATGGGCTCGGTGCTACAAGCTAGCAGAGGCTTGGAGAGGTGGTTTGAAGGTAATGGCGGATTAAGTAAGGCTTATGATTTTTTCTTACAAACTCGGGGTATTTGGCCTTGGAAACCTTTAGTTTGGAAATCTTGTATTATTCCAAAGCATAGAGTTATCCTATGGCTCCTAGCACATGGCAAGTTGCTTACTCGGGATCGCCTTGGATTTGTGGAAGATAAGAAATGTGGGCTTTGCAAGGATTGTGATGAATCTATTGGACACATGTTCTTTCAATGCAGAGTTGTTTGTGGTGTTTGGGATTGTATTCGAGATTGGTTGAACATGAAGAAGCTTATGAAATCTCCTAGTGCGATTTTGAAGGCATTCCGGGGTGTCTATCGGGGTGCGGGTAAACTGCCCAACATGAGAGCCATGGGGCTGGCGGCATGTGTCTACCAAGTTTGGAATGCTCGTAATAGAGCCTATTTTGATAATGAAGATTCGGATGTTGATGATATGGTCCGTCGTATCAAGATTTTAGTTTTACGAAATATGTATTCGAAGCATGACTCTATACCTATAGGATTCTGTTAG